In Corticium candelabrum chromosome 1, ooCorCand1.1, whole genome shotgun sequence, the genomic stretch tctacttaattaattaagtgtaatTAAGTGTAACTAAGTGTAATTGACGCACGTGACTTGCAGCTCTACAGGGTAACATTGCAGCTCTACAGAGTGATAGCATTTCTCCGCTTGTGAATGCCTTGGAGTAGGTGACGTTGCCTGCTGCATGTTTTGTTTACTGTGTGAACAGTTCCGGGTGTAGCTAAGAGTTTATTGACGCAATCTTCAAATCCgcttcatttgtctgtttgtttgagtaTCTGTGGCTGAGCAGTTGCAACAGGAAACTGTGAGGTGCCTAGTGGGTGTGTTGCAACTGGAAACATAGAGTGCTGTATCAGTaatgtgtgttgttgtatgtatAATAGGAATTTTGTTTGCTACCTGATAATCATAAATGTCTAGACAAGCAGTCAAGTCAACTAACTGCacagtctgtttatctgcttgcacacttacttgtttgtctgtgtgtctggttatgtgtgtgtgtgtgtgtgtgtgtgtgtgtgtgtgtgtgtgtgtgtgtgtgtgcatgtgtgttgtttgtcagtctgtttgtcagtctgtctgtcagtctgtctgtcagtctgtctgtcagtctgtctgtctgtctgtttgtctgtcagtctgtttgtgtatatgaGCAAATGTACAGTAGGTATGAATttgttatatgtatatattgttTCTAtctattaacttaatttacaTTTTCTCTTAGTTAGAGGTctacatcaacacacacaagcattcTGAACAAGTGAATCTTTGTCTAAGTTATGTCCAAAAAATCTGAATCAAAGGTACTATACACTGTATGGTAAACTTTTTACAGCaccctgcatgcatgcagatgtaATAGACATTCAAGATCACCCAATTGAAACTTGAGGTGTAGTGTATACAATACAGTAGGACagcaattattgttattattaatgtcaaatagttaatatcaataagttaattaacagtctCGTATTTTATATAATGTTGAGGTAAGGTAAGCATAGCAAAAtactaaatattaaaattaatatcaattaaattaattattataaataattaaaaatatttaataaatgcagtaaattaattattgaaatttgtaAACTGTTTTGTTTAGGTTTCCTCTCAGTTTCTTAGTGATTTTCTTAGTAATAATCGAGATGCCATGTGGCAGCCGAATCCAAACATGCCACTCTACATCGGCCGCAGTCTTCACTTTCCTGTCAATAATCTATCTGCTGCAGCCTTCAGCTTTATTCAAATCAACATCAAAGCTACTTTCCGGCGTGCTGCAACCTCGTGGCAAACCGGAATAAAAGTGACACAAACGTCCATCCCTCACGAGTGCCTTATTGAAATCTTAGATGAAGGAGAATCTGTAAACGTCGTCGTTCGAGGTCCTAAAGACAGCATCACCGAGTGTCAAGATCTCCTCCACACTTGCATGAATAACATTGGACAATCATTGGAAACACTGAAATGTGTGAGTGAAATCAGACGAGGGTACTTGAGTCCTAAGCAGATAGCAGAGCTACGAGTGGATCCGTGTCACTATACTGAGCAGCAGATGGCATGTGCTGTGAACAGTACTGGAGACTATGTGAAGGCACCTGGCGGAGTGTCGGATGAGTTGTGTAGTTTCTTTATGACAGGCGAAGAGATGGCCAAACTGATGCAGAGGGACAGCCAAAGAGGTTGGGATGGTATATacttttgtgttgtagtcACTGAGATGCATGCTTGTTATGAGTGACATATAACTATCAGTGATGGAATGCACCAGGATGTGCTCTAGCTAACTGCATTTGCAGATTGATAATTAGCTTTTTATGTAACATAGAGAGAGAATGACAGCAAAACGGAGgcatacagactgacaaacaaacaaacagacagacagacagacagacagaatgtttgaaaatataggtattgacagacagacaaacaaacatgtacagacagacagacagacagacaaatttgacagacagacagacagacataacagacagacagacgctgactttagaggtttttggaggaaaaaaaTTGTCAATAATATTGCAATGATGTAacgctaaagtcatcctccacaagctgacacgtgtcttccttggagaagtagatgagaacatacacaatagagactatcaaagtagtttgcattaaactaaagctgaactcagtagattgcttgcatttagtgttagaaatgtaacgtagagtttgtgtttcaataaatgaaattgacagacagacagactgacagacagacagactgacatgacatgacagacagagagacagacagagactagattcatgtttcaaacaTATgcgttggacagacagacagacagataaacatgtCCATGATATGTAGCAAACTAGCAATGGCAGCACAGCGGTCACTCATTAtcataattaataatatagaCACGGCCTAGCTACAtgatgcacatgtacacatgtccTGCAAGGATGCATTGCAATTGGTTGCTGTTATGCATTTTAGGAGATTCTGACTGCATTTCGGAGGATAAGCTTAGAGATACAGCACAAGGCATTGCCTCTGACTGGCAAGCTGTAGCCAGTTTTCTTGAGCCACAGCCGCTGATGCAATATGAGATCTCAAAAATCGAAAAGAAACATGCAACAGGAAAGCAACAGGCACAAGCAATGCTGCAAGAGTGGAAAAACACCTACAAATCGCGTGCAACCTGGGACAGACTGGAGCGTGCAATTCATCGAGCTAG encodes the following:
- the LOC134191545 gene encoding uncharacterized protein LOC134191545; protein product: MSKKSESKVSSQFLSDFLSNNRDAMWQPNPNMPLYIGRSLHFPVNNLSAAAFSFIQINIKATFRRAATSWQTGIKVTQTSIPHECLIEILDEGESVNVVVRGPKDSITECQDLLHTCMNNIGQSLETLKCVSEIRRGYLSPKQIAELRVDPCHYTEQQMACAVNSTGDYVKAPGGVSDELCSFFMTGEEMAKLMQRDSQRGDSDCISEDKLRDTAQGIASDWQAVASFLEPQPLMQYEISKIEKKHATGKQQAQAMLQEWKNTYKSRATWDRLERAIHRARTTDKQ